One segment of Campylobacter concisus DNA contains the following:
- a CDS encoding acyl-CoA thioesterase, which translates to MKDFIYKVIIPPQAIDMHGHMNNVYYFTLMQEAAFAHSAAVGDTVEAQYKRGEIWLIRKNEAKYIKSVKLMDEIEIHTYTQAEGKATSCRYFEFKKDDELIATGKTEFVYVDLKTNRPKAIPAEIIALYS; encoded by the coding sequence ATGAAAGATTTTATCTACAAAGTAATAATCCCACCACAAGCCATTGATATGCACGGACACATGAATAATGTCTATTATTTTACTCTTATGCAAGAGGCTGCATTTGCACACTCTGCTGCGGTTGGCGACACGGTCGAGGCGCAGTATAAAAGGGGAGAAATTTGGCTCATTAGAAAAAATGAAGCCAAATATATAAAAAGCGTAAAATTGATGGATGAGATAGAAATTCACACTTATACACAAGCTGAAGGCAAGGCGACTTCGTGTAGATATTTTGAGTTTAAAAAAGATGACGAGCTAATAGCAACTGGCAAGACCGAGTTTGTTTATGTTGATCTAAAAACAAATCGCCCAAAAGCCATTCCAGCTGAGATAATCGCTCTTTACTCGTGA
- a CDS encoding Fur family transcriptional regulator — protein MNARNFLEEHSIKATTFRIKLVEILQNAKTPLSYDEILESLNANKTTFYRSIEIFEKKGLVIKTENNHKSYYELANEAKAYFICDVCHKVTNIDMPHLNVAKNIKSAVIKGVCDECDHE, from the coding sequence ATGAATGCGAGAAATTTCTTAGAAGAGCATAGTATCAAAGCAACTACTTTTCGCATAAAGCTCGTTGAAATTTTGCAAAATGCCAAAACTCCATTAAGCTATGATGAAATTTTAGAAAGCCTTAATGCAAATAAAACTACTTTTTATAGAAGCATAGAAATTTTTGAAAAAAAAGGCCTTGTCATAAAAACCGAAAATAATCATAAAAGCTACTACGAACTAGCAAATGAGGCAAAAGCGTACTTTATCTGCGATGTCTGTCATAAAGTCACAAACATCGATATGCCACATCTAAACGTCGCTAAAAATATAAAAAGCGCCGTGATAAAAGGCGTTTGTGATGAGTGTGATCACGAGTAA
- a CDS encoding OmpP1/FadL family transporter, producing the protein MKKVLLSIIIASTLLNAGGYKVPEQSADSLGLAASNVAFSFGADAAYFNPANMMFLDGLHHFESTLGWFHINKLEFKSDSGKSYKSEKFDSLAGTFSFVTPEIYENWKFGLALAVPAAVGVSWEDPATAFTAKRFKLQVVELNPTVAYRINDKLAVALGARGVYTKGKIASDFGQIGYREIKGDGMGYGYNVALTYRPIEDLSFAVTYRSNVNLELKGHTDADFYNLPISYHGKTKVEIPLPAQLVLATGYKFSDFTLLIAFERTYWSKFKGYDFEYMDKGPAHSHPAFARFMDDPVVKNAKDTNTYRLGLAYDVNEKIRLMAGFAYDEDITSSKHTGLELPNTTSKVYSFGVNYKFTPNLEMALGYVYQHRDKKRATGITNSIATKMSGEFDTGTIQILGTTFKYTF; encoded by the coding sequence ATGAAAAAAGTGCTATTAAGCATTATTATTGCATCTACTTTGCTAAATGCTGGAGGTTATAAAGTTCCTGAGCAAAGTGCTGATTCTTTAGGTCTTGCTGCTAGTAACGTAGCCTTTAGTTTTGGGGCTGACGCGGCGTATTTTAACCCTGCAAATATGATGTTTTTAGACGGGCTTCACCATTTTGAAAGCACGCTTGGCTGGTTTCATATAAATAAGCTTGAGTTTAAAAGTGATAGTGGCAAAAGCTACAAGTCAGAAAAATTTGACTCGCTAGCTGGTACATTTAGTTTTGTAACGCCAGAAATTTATGAAAACTGGAAATTTGGTTTAGCTCTTGCCGTTCCTGCTGCTGTTGGTGTATCATGGGAAGATCCAGCTACCGCATTTACCGCTAAAAGGTTTAAGCTGCAAGTTGTTGAGCTAAATCCAACTGTGGCTTACCGCATAAATGATAAACTTGCCGTTGCTCTTGGCGCTAGAGGTGTTTACACCAAAGGTAAGATAGCAAGTGACTTTGGACAGATAGGCTACAGAGAGATAAAAGGCGATGGTATGGGCTATGGCTATAATGTTGCACTTACTTATAGACCTATTGAGGATTTAAGTTTTGCCGTTACTTACCGCTCAAATGTAAATTTAGAACTTAAAGGCCATACAGATGCTGATTTTTATAACCTACCTATAAGCTACCATGGCAAAACAAAAGTCGAGATCCCACTTCCTGCTCAGCTTGTACTTGCAACTGGATATAAATTTAGCGATTTTACTCTTTTGATAGCTTTTGAGAGGACTTATTGGTCTAAATTTAAAGGCTATGACTTTGAATACATGGATAAAGGTCCAGCTCACTCGCATCCAGCTTTTGCAAGATTCATGGACGACCCAGTTGTCAAAAATGCAAAAGATACAAATACATATAGACTAGGCCTTGCCTATGATGTAAATGAAAAAATTAGGCTAATGGCTGGCTTTGCCTATGATGAGGACATTACAAGCAGCAAGCATACTGGATTAGAGCTTCCAAATACTACATCTAAGGTATATTCTTTTGGAGTAAATTATAAATTTACGCCAAATCTTGAAATGGCACTTGGATATGTTTATCAACACCGTGATAAGAAGCGTGCGACAGGTATTACCAACAGTATTGCTACGAAAATGTCAGGGGAATTTGATACTGGTACGATCCAAATCCTTGGTACGACTTTTAAATATACATTTTAG
- a CDS encoding fatty acid--CoA ligase — protein sequence MRYSYNNFYEILTKVAKENPNQVVLFEEKEKLKYRELKQNVDKVAAYLQLAGVKFGDKVAMAVTNSKEFIISYLAITAIGGIAVPMNTFLKANEFEYITNDCGAKVLFASSSLAKELIALNELEILRKIIWIGAIPKKLQSASKDEYIDTDEEYGESAYLTSTPQISKEDMSKGYENNGLVKNINFAETLNHKYALSITKYPAIDDLMHIIYTSGTTGKPKGAMISYKNIFSNLIGAHDRFIVKKSDRFIVFLPMFHSFTLTAMVLLPIFASASMVLVKSVFPFSNVLKQTLLKRVTVFLGIPAIYTAIGKAKIPWYFRWFNRIRLFVSGAAPLAKQTIDDFRVKFPRATLVEGYGLSECSPVVAANLYDKQKLLSVGPALDGYEVKIVNDEMMELPVGQIGEIIIKGDCVMQGYYGMPSITDETIINGWLKTGDLGKVDEEGFIYIVDRKKDLIISKGINIYPREIEEVIYKLEAVEATAVIGVKDVHADEEVVAFIQVKDGMDLDEKTVREHLKKNLANFKIPKSIYFAEELPRNATGKVLKRVLKEQIEQMKDKF from the coding sequence ATGCGATACTCTTATAATAATTTTTATGAAATTTTAACCAAAGTAGCAAAGGAAAATCCAAATCAAGTAGTTCTTTTTGAAGAAAAAGAGAAGCTAAAATATCGCGAATTAAAGCAAAATGTCGATAAAGTGGCAGCTTATTTGCAACTGGCTGGAGTAAAATTTGGTGATAAAGTAGCTATGGCGGTTACAAACTCGAAAGAATTTATCATCTCATACCTTGCGATAACCGCAATAGGCGGTATCGCAGTGCCTATGAATACTTTTTTAAAAGCAAACGAGTTTGAATATATCACAAATGATTGCGGTGCAAAGGTGCTTTTTGCGTCTAGCTCGCTTGCAAAAGAGTTAATCGCATTAAATGAGCTTGAAATTTTAAGAAAGATAATCTGGATCGGTGCAATACCAAAGAAGCTTCAAAGTGCCTCAAAAGATGAATATATAGACACTGACGAAGAGTATGGCGAGAGTGCGTATCTTACTTCAACACCTCAAATTTCAAAAGAGGACATGAGTAAGGGTTATGAAAATAATGGCCTTGTTAAAAATATAAATTTTGCAGAAACTCTAAATCATAAATACGCTCTTAGTATCACAAAGTATCCGGCAATAGATGATTTAATGCATATAATTTACACTTCAGGCACTACTGGCAAGCCAAAAGGTGCGATGATAAGCTATAAAAATATCTTTTCAAATTTAATTGGAGCTCATGATCGTTTCATAGTGAAAAAAAGCGATCGTTTCATAGTCTTTTTGCCGATGTTTCATAGTTTTACGCTAACTGCAATGGTGTTGCTTCCGATATTTGCGAGTGCATCTATGGTGCTTGTAAAGTCGGTATTTCCATTTTCAAATGTACTAAAACAAACTTTGCTAAAGCGTGTAACTGTATTCTTAGGAATTCCAGCCATCTATACAGCTATTGGTAAGGCAAAAATTCCTTGGTATTTTAGATGGTTTAACCGCATTAGATTATTTGTAAGTGGTGCAGCTCCGCTTGCAAAGCAGACGATAGATGACTTTAGAGTGAAATTTCCGCGTGCAACACTTGTCGAGGGATATGGACTTAGCGAATGCTCGCCAGTCGTAGCTGCAAATTTATATGATAAACAAAAGCTTTTAAGTGTAGGGCCTGCGCTTGATGGTTATGAGGTAAAGATCGTAAATGATGAGATGATGGAGCTTCCAGTTGGCCAGATCGGTGAGATCATCATAAAGGGTGACTGCGTCATGCAAGGCTACTATGGTATGCCAAGCATAACTGATGAAACCATCATAAACGGCTGGTTAAAGACCGGAGATCTTGGCAAAGTCGATGAAGAGGGCTTTATCTATATCGTTGATCGTAAAAAAGATCTTATCATATCAAAGGGCATTAACATCTATCCGCGCGAGATCGAAGAGGTTATTTACAAACTTGAAGCAGTCGAAGCAACAGCGGTAATTGGCGTAAAAGACGTACATGCCGATGAAGAGGTTGTGGCGTTTATTCAGGTAAAAGATGGCATGGATCTTGATGAAAAAACAGTAAGAGAGCATTTAAAGAAAAATTTAGCGAATTTCAAGATACCAAAGAGTATCTATTTTGCCGAGGAGTTACCTAGAAATGCCACTGGCAAAGTGCTAAAACGTGTATTAAAAGAGCAAATAGAGCAGATGAAGGATAAATTTTAG
- a CDS encoding manganese efflux pump MntP, whose protein sequence is MQLLLLSFALSMDSAALNMANGARYKSLGFGKILFIAFMLGFFQFLMPLLGYFLGISFAKFISSIDHFIAFFILCFLGFKMLKEACSKEECEYLKIGFKTILYGAFATSVDALAVGVTLSFEEINIFQSSLIIGVVCFALSLIAFYIGKFMGEILEKKALFLGGAILIFLGFKILITHLIESGTVQ, encoded by the coding sequence ATGCAGCTTTTACTTCTTAGCTTCGCTCTTAGCATGGATAGCGCGGCACTAAATATGGCAAACGGCGCAAGGTATAAAAGCCTTGGCTTTGGCAAAATTTTATTTATCGCTTTTATGCTTGGCTTTTTTCAGTTTCTCATGCCGCTTCTTGGCTATTTTCTAGGCATTAGCTTTGCTAAATTTATAAGCTCTATCGATCACTTCATAGCATTTTTTATACTTTGTTTTCTTGGCTTTAAAATGCTAAAAGAGGCCTGTAGCAAAGAGGAGTGTGAGTATCTTAAGATAGGATTTAAGACCATTTTGTATGGGGCATTTGCTACTAGTGTGGATGCTCTTGCCGTTGGTGTCACACTTAGCTTTGAAGAGATAAATATCTTTCAAAGCTCGCTCATCATCGGTGTAGTCTGCTTTGCATTAAGTTTGATTGCTTTTTATATAGGTAAATTTATGGGTGAAATTTTAGAGAAAAAGGCGCTCTTTTTGGGAGGAGCGATATTAATTTTTCTAGGTTTTAAAATTTTAATAACGCATTTAATTGAAAGCGGCACAGTCCAATAA
- a CDS encoding class I SAM-dependent methyltransferase — MQNLWDKKASNYQRFDGKVSAIQQQIFAKALAWGVDFSGKEILDIGCGTGVWTIFLSKTAKDITGIDSSKNMIEILNEDAKRFGVTNLTSEVCSWREFKLAKHFDIAICTMSPAIASDEDFAKFHSIAKQKLYLGWDKPRSSDLIEPFFKKFGRTLSQKNVVNRLEAWLNEQGIAYKSEILNETRIARRSVQEAAENICWHLEINGAKNYDEKAVLAMLKERFDGEFIDEKIESQMKLFVF; from the coding sequence ATGCAAAATTTATGGGATAAAAAGGCGTCAAATTATCAAAGGTTTGATGGCAAAGTAAGTGCTATTCAGCAACAAATTTTTGCTAAAGCCTTAGCTTGGGGAGTTGATTTTAGCGGTAAAGAAATTCTTGATATAGGCTGTGGTACCGGTGTTTGGACGATATTTTTATCAAAAACTGCAAAAGATATAACAGGTATCGATAGCTCAAAAAATATGATAGAAATTTTAAATGAAGATGCTAAAAGATTTGGCGTAACAAATTTAACTAGTGAGGTTTGCTCGTGGAGAGAATTTAAGCTCGCAAAGCACTTTGATATCGCAATTTGCACGATGAGTCCAGCGATTGCTAGCGATGAAGATTTTGCTAAATTTCATAGTATCGCAAAACAAAAACTCTATCTTGGCTGGGATAAGCCTAGAAGCTCTGATTTGATTGAGCCATTTTTTAAAAAATTTGGACGCACTCTCTCTCAAAAAAATGTTGTAAATAGGCTTGAAGCGTGGCTAAATGAGCAAGGGATCGCTTATAAGAGTGAAATTTTAAATGAGACAAGGATCGCAAGACGAAGTGTGCAAGAAGCTGCTGAGAACATCTGCTGGCACCTTGAGATAAACGGAGCTAAAAACTACGATGAAAAGGCGGTTTTAGCGATGTTAAAAGAGAGATTTGATGGCGAGTTTATAGATGAAAAGATAGAGTCGCAGATGAAGCTTTTTGTATTTTAA
- a CDS encoding DUF4197 domain-containing protein, translated as MKRSLIILCSALALNLQAASMDDMINKGVKIATHASSGDYKSLVSEALNAAVSELSKEGFINNATAKIPLPKSLEMASNLAKKVGGEKWAQDLSKSINNAATTAVPKAAEIFSESIKNMSEADVKKLFNGGSDSVTKYLEKSSSQKLKAAFTPIIKKMMSDNSFATAYNGLNSFIGGSAKNNETIKSVKSLAKNLGASEYVPDDGENLNAYITRKTLDGLFNVMSEKEKGLRSGFSLDSGKKVLDSIFK; from the coding sequence ATGAAAAGATCACTTATTATTCTTTGTAGCGCGCTTGCTTTAAATTTACAAGCCGCAAGCATGGACGATATGATAAATAAAGGCGTTAAAATCGCCACTCACGCATCAAGTGGCGACTATAAAAGCTTAGTTAGCGAGGCACTAAATGCCGCTGTGAGCGAGCTTTCAAAAGAGGGCTTTATAAACAATGCCACAGCTAAAATCCCGCTTCCAAAAAGCCTTGAGATGGCGTCAAATTTAGCCAAAAAAGTGGGCGGCGAGAAGTGGGCGCAAGACCTTAGCAAGTCGATAAACAACGCTGCGACCACGGCTGTACCAAAGGCTGCTGAAATTTTTAGCGAGAGCATAAAAAATATGAGCGAGGCTGATGTCAAAAAGCTCTTTAATGGCGGCAGCGACAGCGTTACGAAGTATTTAGAGAAAAGCTCCAGCCAAAAGCTAAAGGCAGCATTTACGCCGATAATCAAGAAAATGATGAGTGATAATAGCTTTGCGACCGCCTATAATGGGCTAAATTCTTTCATCGGCGGCTCAGCAAAAAACAACGAAACGATAAAATCAGTAAAGAGCCTAGCTAAAAATTTAGGCGCAAGCGAATATGTGCCAGATGATGGCGAGAATCTAAACGCATATATCACGAGAAAGACGCTAGATGGGCTATTTAATGTGATGAGCGAGAAAGAAAAGGGGCTAAGAAGCGGCTTTAGCCTAGATAGCGGCAAAAAGGTGCTTGACTCGATCTTTAAATGA
- a CDS encoding DMT family transporter gives MRNLSAQNRADIALIVVAIVWGATFLPMANALKTNGVFVMLFCRFFLSAIFMGFVALKFTKKFDKNSVIYGVILGAVLFLSFATQTYALKLTFSSSVAFITGLECVIVPFMTALIFKNKITIFAIFGALIAIFGLWLLSGATLALGAGEALALLCAIFYALYTSLNGHFVRKCELYLLVFVVFLTVSLLSFIFAFIEGSVVPNYDREFFIAIFITAFIGTIFCYFVQTIAQRYTTASKAALFFCLEPVSAGFIGYFFAGEKLTLIQIFGAILIIFGVIFSEFGKKFFSRSKLV, from the coding sequence ATGAGAAATTTAAGCGCTCAAAATAGAGCCGACATCGCTCTTATCGTAGTTGCCATCGTTTGGGGCGCTACGTTTTTACCCATGGCAAACGCGCTAAAGACAAATGGCGTCTTTGTCATGCTCTTTTGCCGGTTTTTTCTCTCGGCTATCTTTATGGGCTTTGTCGCGCTTAAATTTACTAAGAAATTTGACAAAAATAGCGTCATCTACGGCGTTATCCTTGGCGCGGTGCTCTTTTTATCATTTGCCACGCAAACTTACGCTCTAAAGCTTACTTTTAGCTCAAGTGTTGCCTTTATTACAGGGCTTGAGTGTGTGATCGTGCCTTTTATGACAGCACTCATTTTTAAAAATAAAATAACTATTTTTGCTATTTTTGGTGCGCTTATTGCTATTTTTGGACTATGGCTTTTAAGTGGAGCCACTCTTGCCTTAGGAGCTGGCGAGGCACTTGCCCTACTTTGTGCCATATTTTATGCACTTTACACGAGCTTAAATGGCCACTTTGTAAGAAAATGCGAGCTTTATTTGCTTGTATTTGTGGTATTTCTCACCGTCTCTTTACTCTCATTTATCTTTGCATTTATTGAAGGTAGTGTGGTGCCAAATTACGATAGGGAATTTTTTATAGCAATTTTCATCACTGCATTTATTGGCACCATTTTTTGCTACTTTGTTCAAACCATCGCTCAAAGATATACAACAGCCAGTAAAGCAGCTTTATTTTTCTGTCTTGAGCCAGTTTCTGCTGGCTTTATCGGCTATTTTTTCGCTGGTGAAAAGCTAACACTCATACAAATTTTTGGCGCGATCTTAATAATCTTTGGAGTTATATTTAGCGAATTTGGTAAAAAATTTTTCTCTAGATCAAAACTAGTTTAA
- a CDS encoding metal ABC transporter solute-binding protein, Zn/Mn family, with amino-acid sequence MRKIFVFLAVCALSLFAKPVVTTSILPTKFFVEQIAGDTLSVNTMVGKGADPHTYEPKPKQMKELEKSELYFAIGIEFEDTWLERFSKSFKNLHIVKTQEGIEKIAMSDEHEHHEHHEHHEHKHEGEHKHEHHEHHDHDHEASEHHHHHHDGLDPHIWLDPILVKTQADNIAKALIEKFPQNAKLYEENLAKFKASLDELDSFIKNTLKDVKTREFIVYHPSWGYFAKRYNLEQIAIEIEGKEPKPAELKELIEEAKEHGVKVIFVAPQFPTKAANLVAKETGSKVISIDQLPENWLDEMKKTAEIFAKSL; translated from the coding sequence GTGAGAAAGATTTTTGTTTTTTTAGCAGTTTGCGCTTTGTCGCTTTTTGCAAAGCCAGTTGTTACGACTAGTATATTGCCTACAAAATTTTTTGTTGAGCAGATCGCTGGTGATACACTAAGCGTAAATACAATGGTTGGCAAAGGTGCTGATCCGCACACTTATGAGCCAAAGCCAAAACAGATGAAAGAGCTTGAAAAAAGCGAGCTTTACTTTGCTATTGGTATTGAGTTTGAAGATACTTGGCTAGAGCGTTTTTCAAAATCTTTTAAAAATTTACACATTGTAAAAACACAAGAAGGCATCGAAAAGATAGCTATGAGTGATGAACACGAACATCATGAACACCATGAACATCACGAGCACAAGCACGAGGGCGAGCATAAACATGAACATCACGAGCATCATGACCATGACCACGAAGCTAGCGAGCATCATCACCATCATCATGACGGCCTTGATCCACACATTTGGCTTGATCCGATTTTAGTAAAAACTCAAGCTGATAATATTGCTAAGGCATTAATAGAGAAATTCCCGCAAAATGCAAAGCTCTATGAGGAAAATTTAGCTAAATTTAAAGCCAGCCTTGACGAGCTCGATAGTTTTATAAAAAATACTCTAAAAGATGTTAAAACTCGCGAATTTATCGTATATCACCCATCTTGGGGATATTTTGCAAAACGCTATAACTTAGAGCAAATCGCTATCGAGATAGAGGGCAAAGAGCCAAAGCCAGCTGAGCTAAAAGAGCTCATTGAAGAGGCTAAAGAGCACGGCGTAAAGGTTATTTTCGTGGCTCCACAGTTTCCAACAAAGGCTGCAAATTTAGTAGCAAAAGAGACTGGCTCAAAGGTCATAAGTATTGACCAGCTCCCAGAAAATTGGCTAGATGAGATGAAAAAAACAGCAGAAATTTTTGCTAAGAGTCTATAA
- the nfo gene encoding deoxyribonuclease IV, with the protein MRYIGAHVSAAGGVFNAPLNAAKIGANAFALFTKNQRQWNAKELSASEIEQFKENLKISGISTKHVLPHSSYLINLGHPDEEARAKSLEAFVDEIDRASKLGLELLNFHPGSHLKQISEKECLDNIASCMNTALKRTSGVKLVIENTAAQGSNLGFSFKQIAYLIERVDDESRVGVCFDTCHAFAAGYDLRSKEAYAKTMGEFDAIIGYKFLSGMHLNDAKFGLGSKKDRHESLGKGELGFSAFKNIINDDKIGEIPLILETIDESIWEDEIKILRNFEKEKL; encoded by the coding sequence ATGAGATACATAGGAGCTCACGTAAGTGCGGCTGGAGGCGTGTTTAATGCACCTTTAAATGCTGCAAAAATAGGAGCAAATGCCTTTGCGCTTTTTACAAAAAATCAACGCCAATGGAATGCAAAAGAGCTAAGTGCTAGTGAAATAGAGCAGTTTAAAGAAAACCTAAAAATTTCTGGCATAAGCACAAAGCATGTTTTGCCACACAGTAGCTACTTGATAAATTTAGGCCATCCAGATGAGGAGGCAAGAGCAAAGTCGCTTGAAGCCTTTGTGGATGAGATAGATCGCGCCAGTAAGCTTGGGCTAGAGCTTTTAAATTTTCATCCAGGCTCACATTTAAAACAAATAAGCGAAAAAGAGTGCCTAGATAATATCGCAAGCTGCATGAACACAGCACTTAAACGCACAAGCGGTGTAAAGCTAGTCATCGAAAATACAGCTGCACAAGGCTCAAATTTAGGCTTTAGTTTTAAGCAGATTGCTTATTTAATAGAGCGAGTAGACGATGAGAGTAGGGTTGGTGTTTGCTTTGATACCTGTCACGCATTTGCTGCTGGATATGATCTAAGAAGCAAAGAGGCTTATGCTAAAACTATGGGAGAATTTGATGCGATCATCGGCTATAAATTTTTATCCGGTATGCATTTAAATGATGCAAAATTTGGACTTGGTTCAAAAAAAGATAGACATGAGAGTCTTGGCAAAGGCGAGCTTGGATTTAGTGCTTTTAAAAATATAATAAATGATGATAAAATAGGCGAAATTCCTTTAATATTAGAGACGATTGATGAGAGTATTTGGGAAGACGAGATAAAAATTTTAAGAAATTTCGAAAAGGAAAAACTATGA